In Sphaeramia orbicularis chromosome 5, fSphaOr1.1, whole genome shotgun sequence, a genomic segment contains:
- the LOC115419464 gene encoding LOW QUALITY PROTEIN: solute carrier family 41 member 1-like (The sequence of the model RefSeq protein was modified relative to this genomic sequence to represent the inferred CDS: inserted 1 base in 1 codon), whose product MFRCLQIGVIVASRKVGIXPDNVATPIAASLGDLITLSLLAGISTGLYKELEFNNYANPLVCAAFVAMCPLWVLIARKIPSTREVLYSGWEPVIIAMAISSVGGLILDKTVTNPNFAGMAVFTPVINGVGGNLVAVQASRISTYLHMNGLPMGDPNPPRKCPTPCSSFFGSTVNSRSARVLFLLVAPGHLVFLYTINSLRGGHTTLTPIFITFYLAAALLQVMILLYLADWMVHWMWGRGMDPDNFSIPYLTALGDLLGTGFLALCFHMRWFIGDRDSNLGN is encoded by the exons ATGTTCAGAT GTCTCCAGATCGGCGTCATCGTTGCGTCCAGGAAAGTTGGCA ACCCGGACAACGTGGCCACACCGATCGCTGCGAGCCTTGGAGACCTGATCACCCTGTCCCTGCTGGCTGGCATCTCCACAGGACTGTACAAGGAGCTGG agTTCAACAACTACGCCAACCCACTGGTGTGTGCTGCGTTCGTGGCCATGTGTCCCCTGTGGGTCCTTATCGCCAGGAAGATCCCATCCACGAGGGAGGTCCTCTACTCTGGATGGGAGCCCGTCATCATTGCCATGGCCATCAGCAG TGTCGGTGGACTGATCCTCGACAAGACTGTTACCAACCCAAACTTCGCTGGTATGGCTGTTTTCACCCCCGTCATCAATG GTGTGGGCGGTAACCTGGTCGCCGTTCAGGCCAGTCGGATCTCCACCTATTTGCACATGAACGGTCTGCCCATGGGGGATCCCAACCCCCCCAGGAAGTGCCCCACACCCTGCTCATCCTTCTTCGGTTCCA CTGTGAACTCTCGCTCTGCTCGTGTGCTCTTCCTCCTCGTGGCCCCGGGTCACCTGGTCTTCCTCTACACCATCAACTCTCTGAGGGGAGGCCACACCACCCTGACCCCCATCTTCATCACCTTCTACCTGGCTGCTGCACTACTGCAG GTGATGATCCTCCTCTACCTGGCCGACTGGATGGTTCACTGGATGTGGGGTCGAGGCATGGACCCCGACAACTTCTCCATCCCGTACCTGACGGCCCTGGGCGACCTGCTGGGGACCGGCTTCCTCGCCCTCTGCTTCCACATGCGCTGGTTCATCGGGGACAGAGACAGTAATTTGGGCAATTGA